The Medicago truncatula cultivar Jemalong A17 chromosome 7, MtrunA17r5.0-ANR, whole genome shotgun sequence genome includes the window AAGGAGTCCACGTCTTATTTCTTGTTGGCCAAGCTGCGTGCCTTTTGTACAGAATCAGATGGCTTATTATTTCCTAAAGTTATGGTAACTATTTAGGAAACTTTGGATGTGTTTGGTTTGTTCCTAAAGATGTTCCTACTTTTTAAGTGTTACCGTATTTGTTACTAATTCTTGTGTAACAGATCACTGTATGATCTGGATTCTTCTGAAGCCCAACAAGATGTTATAACCCGTATTGCTTCAGTATAAATACAAGACTACAAGACCTAATTCACCACTGAATCCGTCATTGAAGATTAGAgttattttagggttttgagtcattGTTTTTGTGAGCCTTTCATGTATCACATTGATACATGTTAAGgactttttttattgagttgtaAGTTGTATACTACTCCAAAGCTGTGAAGCACAGAGGTAGGTAGTTTGTTCACTACTCCAAAACTGTGAAGCACGGAGTTAGGTAGttttgtttgaaggtaacttcatctTTTGTTGTGGTGATAACCTGATAATCACAGGGGCAGTGATTGGTTGTAGggagtgagatgggatctcagatctaggagttcctaggttgaaaccaaacgggtaggtcctaggtctttagtgtaaacgaggagtttgctgagagctatagaataaggactacactagtggatttcctcctggcttggtagcccccagagtaggtgacgttgcaccgaactgggttaacaaactcACTGTGCCATTTActtgtcttttattttgttgttttatttatgtCCACTGCTAGCACAATGTTCTAAACATCTCATTCAACATCCGTAATTTGTGCCGAGTGTTGAAACATCTCGTAGAACATTCTGTCGCTAGCCAGCCAGAATTTCAGAACCATACTAAAATTAACCGAACCATTATATTGGTTATCGAACCGAACCATTGTTTTAAAGAGAGTTCACTAACTGAACCAAACCGTTGTTAACCGCAATGAATTGTTATGAATCGAGCCGAACCATTacaattcaattaattcattttcacaCAAAATCATCTCATATGAACTGATATTCCTGATGTTATTTAACTTAATAGCAACAATGCAAGTTTCAGGTGCTGCAATCAGCGAGTTTATGGTGGTGCTTCCATCTTCATCCTTGCTCTGGTTACCAGAATTCCGTCATTTCCATGCTTTTGACGCCAAAAATGTTCTTTCCACTGGATTTCTTACGGTAAGCTTTTTATATCATTCATTCTTtactttgattttataaaatctgTATGAAGTTTGAGGATAGGATTTATTGCTATATCAGTTAAGTTAGTTGCAAGTTCagtaaacaaaaaaagtaaaaaataactGTTAGTTCCAAAATCAGCTAACATTCTGTTAGAacttagggcctgtttggattgattcATTTGGTTTTATCTAGTAGCATAAACACTGTTGAGATTGTTTGGAAGAATAGAAAACTTATAAAGACAACGTATGACATGTTAGAAGCTGTATTCAGCTCATTTAAGAAGAGCCAAAAGAATAGTGAACACTCTCATCACCACCATTATTCGTAAACAAACATTTATCAATGGATTACACTTTATATAATCATAATTTTCGAATACcctacaattaaatttaaaaaggacaaaaaaacacaattaaattcacaaaaggataaaaaaatacatttcggttcaaaattttgattttggttcggttcggttaatAGGTAAGCAAAcggttaaccgaaccataactttggttcagttcggttagTTCCAAACCTTAGACGGTTCGGTTTGGTTATTCTGAACCATTTCAATACTTCAGTTCAATTCGGTTCGGTTAATATGGTTAACCAAACCATGCCCACCCCTATTCATCctttaattttcaatgaatCGAACTAACGGatttcattgaaaattaaagGATGAATACATGCTCGATTATTATAGTAAAAACGAGGACAGACATTACATATGACCGCATTTGCACAAGCATACCCAATCGTGTAAATCTCCTTTAAAAAATGGCTTAAATGCACTCTGGACCCCTTATGTTTGTCGTCGTAGCCATTTTGAtcctctaacaaaaaaaatgcaatttttaccCCCTAATTTTGCcttgtttagggaaatatgctcttttggccccttatctttacaaaaagttgcgattatggcccCTTTTTGGGACATGTGGCGGCTTCTCAGCATAGTTGGGAAAattaaggggccaaaattgcattGTTTTTGTTAGGGGTCCAAAATTGCTATGGTGGCAAACATAAAgaaccaaaagtgcatttaagccttGAAAAATCCTTATGAGAGTTGATACAAGAAatagacaaataaaaaacaaaatgaaattgtaCCTACTCATAATGGTTCCAACCACGTTCTACTAAGTACAGCTCatggtattttttgttttttttttaagaaacagcTCAtggtatttttaaatatatatgacATGACTTCAATATGTCTAAAATCAACGTTACTTTAATATATGGTTcgataaatattaataaataactaataaaCCTTGTGACTTTTTTATGAAGGAATCTACCATGTGACTTGTGAATGTGAATGTGGAAACCAAGATGAAACCACTAGGTACACGATTATAAAGGCATCTGAAACTTCATGGTTTCCAAGCACAAGATCATGCCCACTCCTCAATCAAATCCATATACAAATACATAGATAATATACCATTTTTAAAATCATgtttgttttttgcttttttttctttcttctatttttcGTGAAGAAAGTTCTTTATTCCAAATTAGCATTGAGCAGAGTTCAAAGATCCAAGTCGAAGATCATAGTTACAAAGATGGAGCATTTACCACAAGAAGTAGTATCCAACATTCTATCAAGGTTGCCATCAAGAGAATTGTTGAAATGCAAGTTTGTTTGCAAATCCTGGTTCAATTTCATAACTGATCCTCATTTTATTTCCAATTACTATGTTTTTTATAACAATCTTATTTACTCTCAAAACCAAGAGGAGAATCTCTTGGTTATTCGCCGGCCATTTATTTCCGGCATAAAAACTtacatttctcttctttcttggagttttAATGATCCCAAAACAcatgtttcttcttctcttttaaaCCTTCCCGATGGATACGATTCAGATCACAAATATTGGACTGAAATCATGGGTCCATGTAATGGCATTTACTTTCTTCAAGGAAATCCAAATCTCATGATGAACCCTTCTTTGAGACAGTTCAAGGCTTTGCCTGAATCTCATTTGACAGATTTAAATCTCAATTATTCTCTCACTGATTTTGCTGGATTTGGGCTCGACCCGAAAactaatgactataaagttgTTGTGCTAAGAGACATTTGGCTAAAGAAAACAGATGAAAGACAAAAAGGGCATTGGACAGCTGAGTTATATAGTCTTAATTCTAACTCTTGGAGAAAGCTTGAAAATGCAGCTCTTCCTCTTCCTATTGAAATTTCAGGTTCATCGTCTCGGGTTTATACTTATGTCAACTATTGTACTCATTGGTGGGgttatgttgataaatatggTAATATAGAAGATGTTGTTTTAGCATTCAACATGGTTGACGAATCCTTTAGAAAGATAAAAGTGCCCAAAATAGGCTATTCTCGTTCTTCAGGCGAATGCTTTAAAACCCTTGCACCATTAAACGAAACGAATACTATTGGTGCTATTGTTTACCCTGTAAGAGGAAATGAGAAATGCTTTGATGTTTGGGTAATGAAGGATTATTGGGATGAAGGTTCTTGGATAAAGCAATACAGTGTTGGACCTGTGCCAATGATTTCCAAGTTTATTGGATTTTATGGGAGCAGTGGATTTCTTTTcaaagataaaaatgaaaagttggtatTTTATGAACCTGAGTATGAAAATATAAAGGATCTTCAGGTTTGTGGAAAGCATGATTCTATAAGAGCTGTTAGATATATGGAAAGTCTTGTTTTGCTTCAAAGGGGAAAGGAAAGTAGTCAGCACTGTTTTTCTTGTAGGTTAGTTCCAGATCATATACTGAATCAAAATGAGTAATTttccattcttttatttttaattagtgGGTTGTAAACACTTAACCATGGTCTTAGGTATATGTTGTTGTATGcaaggtgtttttttttctgtaaaTGTGACATCAATTTGTGCTGCAACATTATGGTTTTTGACGCCGACACGttgtaaaaacaataaacaTGATTGAACTCTGACTAAGAAAGATTTTTATGTGGATGAGAGGGGGAGCATCTTTTTTAGATATCCCCGCAATTAGAGCTATTAGATGATAAGAGACTTCGCGCCATGGCATCGATCCCATTTAACTTTGATTCTCTGTAATATTAAGGATTACAGTTACTCccgaaaaaaatattacaaataggatttaaaataatactacctccgtctgTAACACTtcgtttttccaacataaaaaaaattcataaaaataatcagagttttccacataaacgaaatgttacacttctttttttaaaaatcataaacagaataattaactaattatccatcaaaaatttaataacaaaatattcaatgctTGACAgcagaatttatttcaatatctaaatagtctttggcacaaaggcctcatcataaatatctcatagaaatccaatctaaaaacatagtcataaacttcataaagtaatacgtaaggaatagaaaagcatgcaacaaagttttcatcccgttacgtatcagagcacctaaagacacacgtgagagatagtccactcacgacagcaatctaacagcaacttaaactcgatcacctgcatgttactcatacgaagagcaacatttccaagcacaAGAGGTGAggtttcacattcaataataataagcatataattcatcaaaagcatttaacaacttatacttcatcaattaataacattactcttcttataatacttcattaataactcaatcaacttctaatcatcattaaattcatattcatcacattatacaCAACGTCATAtagcaacataaacatcattttataacatcatatacttcacatcataaacaacataatcacatcataaacaacatcataaacaacataacaacatcacaaTCAACATCATAAGCACTTCACTAACGACACATGGGTAAATAATAACACATGGgtaaataacaacttaacaacaacgacacgACTTCAACTCGACAATGAAACTTAGACATCTTACACATCTTGAACCATCTAGGCAAAATGCAACTAcgacctcttaatcatgcatgtggtaccaaccagggcatcaagcccccaacgtattgagcgtaaataggctcacagggcatcaagccctcaacttacaaggcatcaagccctcaacataatatgtataaatatacattacagggcatcaagcccttaacttaaatgagtatgcatggactcaatgtcttacaacttaaacaacttagacatctcatatgactccagtaatttggatcaacatcttacaacttaaacaacttagaccaacatatgcaacttaatgatttaataatcaatacagtagagacaacaacatacaacaacttcacgacatagcatcattaataataacaacttgaatggtatagcaacattattttctatatcataccttttccacataaatatatgtaactcaaattcttcaacaacaacattcacataatatatgtatttcaaattatccaacaaagatattcacgtcaaaccaaattagattcatcacaacacaggttaaatactcttaaacaccctagttgaactcatagtacttctagttttgaggtttggaattattccttatgttttggattaacttagaaacgcttatgctgaattttcataagatttcactaagatctccttggagtattttcatcagatctcaagaaccaaaaatcattttcacgtcaaaccaaagccactggaaagctaactcaattatctacaactttcatatttacaccaaaggccaattcaaaacagaaacgtgtgaaaaacaCGCAAGAATATGAAACAGGACGTGCTGTTAGAGTGCAACTCGGGAAAACCCactttcaccccaaaatcccaattttaacttccctatgcccaaatttgatccaaaaacttgtctaaccatttctatacatgttaaggcactcaaaaccatataaaacattgcaccaaaaataacccatgatctgaacatcaattctatacaaattcaacggattttctactctattaacaaccaattacaacttcaaaacctaattctcaaattcccataactacaacctacaacatgctaaactcaatttcagaattgtacaacttagaattagagaaagttagtcccacccttaccttaatttagatgatcggactctacaagattgctcctcttctcacaagattcttctcttctctgacttctctcttctcttggtcttctccctttttctctaaaaacaggtttcacgtaatccttattttctaattctaactctccccttttatataaatccttaacctgcttattttctcttatttccaaatctgccctcaaagtctcaatattcaattctaatatatatatatatatatataatatttctataacaaataacaattatatctctataacaaatatatttctataatatatatatttctacaccaaataagaaatatatttctacaccaaataacaaatatatttctacaccagataacatatatatttccacaccaaataacataatatttctacaccaaataatgtaatatttccacaccaaataacatatatttctacaccacataacatatatattatactaataaatatcaacatataacataacaaaatatcactcatcaaaataaagcgactaaattataaaaagacatctaaactcaataaaataaataaataataaaataaggcgTTAcaccgtccctatatataagcacAATTTCCCTCTAATAAAAGGGTGCTTACATatagggatggagggagtaattttCTATAGTTAATTGTGTGGGGGGTGGGTGTGGGGGGTGTGGGTGGGTTTCAGAAGAGATGAGAAGGGAGGTGTGGAAGTTAGTGCTggaaaaaaatcatgttatatgatgttgatgattattTGTGTTTGTCTATTTGGGGCAGCACACcgattgatttttctttttggtcatTGGTCGGCGCGTCAGGTGGTTTACTAattttttaggatagtttaaaGGTGGAGATGTGGTTGACTATGTCTCTAGGCCACACACTATGATGATTCATGGTCGTTTTATCAAATGAGAAGGAGTTTCTTGTGACTGATGTGTATGCTCCTTATGATAACGAGGTTAAGCAGGCGTTGTAACACCCTCAAACTTCAAAtgcaataaataataataattcatcagaTAATCACACAAGCTCGAGGTGATACGTCATCATTAATCTAAAACATgcataaatcatcataaatataAACAGTCGCAACGGAAATAACATCTCAAACATCATAAAGTCATAATCTCCAAAATCTGATCATACATCAAATAGTGAACTTCCTCATACATGAAATccataaagtaaataaaatgcCAAACGTCTAATTAGAGCACTGCTACTAAGACTCCAAaagcataagcataaaaatggGAAGGCATCAAGCCATCCTCGGATACTCACGTCGATCAAGCGTCATCTACCTACAAGTCTACACCACGAGGATGTAGGCGACTAAAGAGTCATTGGTGGGTAAGATATATGTTCAACCTAAAAAATATACGAACTCAAGCATAGTACTTAGGATTACAAAAACACATATTCATTTCCTAACAATGAGACACATTGATTTTGACGATTGATAAGAACTTACCTCATTGAAATTAATGAGACGCACATTGATTTTGACATTTGATATTTCAGCTACTTTGGCACCCCATAACATCtttgataaaaaagaacaacaatTATGCAAtcctttcaatcaatttaagaaattaacattactatattgatataatttcttttttggaaaccttttaaaaacaatattaagattaatttttttagtatgtccattttcaactaaaatataataatttgttttgttatgaaaattatctCAATTCTTGGGTAATAAATATCACCCAAGGaagaaaaggacaaaaaataccaaaaatttcttcgataataatttttttaatatcaccttttaaaaacaatttaatattagtgataatattttaatattagtgaggCACAAGGAAGAAAAGGCccaaaaaataccaaaaatttcttcgataataatttttttcacattattaaaaacaaccaattttttttttgggagaatgAATATAGAAATCTTTGTGTAATATGAAGGTATACATAACAAGAGTATTACTTTCCCTTGTGTGCcctatttctttttcaaaaatacccttgtTCGGATTTTGTTTTCCGAATCAAATTGTTAGTATTTtccagattttaaaatccggaatgctctttttccataatttttttattttaggttttcaaattcataaaataaacataaaaaacataattaaaaagaacacaaagataaaaagaaatcattttattaatatatgaataataattacaataatgttgaagctttttaagcttattacataaaaatCTAAAACTACTTCTAATCTCCTTAGAGCCTAGAACAagctcattttattaatataaacaaaaaattagaaaagaaaaaaaaacccacGAGAAAACGTTTGAAAACGTGTTTCttgtggtgcagaccaccggcCAAAACAAACTGATGGAGttcggatttcataatccggaCAACTCTAATGGTTTATGTATTATGTAATCCAAATTTTTACGATATTGGGGTAAACTAAAGGAAGTTGCGCACCTTCTATGGGGTGAGGGACACTCCGCATTATGTAATCcggaacattttttttttcatttggtcCACATTGCACCGACAGTTTATGTGGTCTAGGACGCCCAGGGACTTCTATAAATAAGTGTCCCTGTTTTCATAACCAGTAACAACAAaccaagagaaagaaaaaaagaaccaTGGAAAATTCTGTATTTAATTTGAACACTAAGCTAGTTGTTGTTTACTACAACGGGGAAAAACCACCCCATCTGTTCAGGATTCGCACTGATATCACCCACTCCGGGTTGAAGAGTCAGCTGAATGAAATCAACCTCGAACTCAACCGCAGAGACACACAGAGGGTGGATGGTGTTGAGTATCGACGTCCGCCAACCGACTCATCTAGGAGTCTGTGGTTCAGTCTGATGAAGCTCATGAACGACGACGACGTGAGAACCATGTTCTCCATTTTTTTCAGTACAATACAAGAGGGCCGATCGAGTTGGATGCTTCTTGGGCCAGATCTGTTGAACGAATTCGAAAAAGTTTGATCCGGCCTAGGAACTACGAAGAGATCAGGGCACTACTGGAAGCACTAGACAATGAAATTAGTTTAGATGATCCGTGATCtactatgttttattttattacgtgtgttatgttgtttttttattacatgttttatgtttctttttattacgtattttatgttgttttttattacGTGTTTTGTGTAGTTGAACTAAGTTGTTATATGTTGTTGAACTAAGTTGTATTGTTATGtcttaaataatatatgtattatcTAAATTTCATTAAGTGTTGCTTTACGCCAAAGATGTGTATTTAAACgctaaaataatcaaaatatatgcATTATGGATTAGGTAATCAGAGTTCACATAGGATGTAAGTGTAGTTCAGATTACGTAATCCAAAATCCTTCAGCATAGGATTCTTTTGTATGAACCACATTGCACCAAGGATTTATGTGGTCCACAACATCCATCAACCCCTATAAATAAGTGTTTCCGGATTGTATACGTAAACACATCAAAGAAACTATGAAATTTTTTGTCATTGTGCTGAGAATCTTTGTCATGCTGCCGCAAAATAGATTGCTCTCTATGCGACAGCGTGATGAAGATCCTCAACatgctttaaaaaatatatagatagatagatagatacaaAGAGTCTGAACTTGATCTATAGATATGAACATCGAGAGGTTTCTATGAGTTAGATTTTGCTGCATGCCAGATGaatattgtaacaccccgttttcccaacataaaaatctCGCAtatataatcagagtattccACATAAACGAAATGTCAAACTTCTTTTCAtgaaatcataaacggaataaataactatttatccttaaaaattcaacaacataataattaatacttcgcagcggaattattcaacatctaaaaccgtctttggcacgaaggccacatcataaacatctcataaaatccaatctaaaaacatagtcatgaaacttcataaagtaatacgtaaggaatagaaaagcaataacaaaattctcatctcgttacgtatcagagcacctaagacacacgtgagggAGAAACCACTCAGGACAGcaactactctggatcacctgcaagttacccatacgaagagcaacatttccaagcagaaggggtgagatttcacaaacaataatattaagcatataattcatcaattatatttaacaacataaacatcataaacacatcataataataattcttcattaaacacttcattaaaacataacaacttatcaacttaacaacttgactcgacaatgtaacttcgacttgactatgtgtaacagcccgatttttagctagatttattttaattacttttattatgtgttttatttgtttgtgtgtgattatttatcatttggtgcattttcatgggtttctgtgttagaagggtattttagtcattttggacttacgggtattttggtcattttgtgtgaacgggtaaaattataagttttgagagtaagatgctggagtcttatccagagttgtttgcatgaggtaaattttcgaggacgaaaatcttataagttggggagagttgtaacgcccacttttatttcattaattatttaattgagtctagacgagttatattatatttatataatatatgtgtgatttatgatgatttatgacgatttagatgatttggatgattttggcTGAGTTATgacgatttttatgaggttatgagacttattttgttgtttaataaaataagatttgaaaataaaataaaatatttagttaggggctgttttgagattttagagaattttgggggagaaagtgagataagataagattttaggaggagatataaaagagaaaacctagttttagaaaaacactttgtatgtacgactgtttttggaaaaaggaggaaaaagtcaagagaagagcaagagagacctagaggctgcgatttcttcaattaaggtaagggtgaaactaactctgcaattttattaatcatgtaatccatccggttgtaattagcaagaaataggattgaattggagaagtcGAAAGTTAGGTCAAatccttagaattgatgattaaacggtgaaaattggttagattgatgtagaaaccgtcctttgaccttagattatgaataggatgaattctggaatcgaaattaggctttaaaccatgtgAGATGTTGGATTTTcgtgaaaaactgcattctgcccgagcctatattcatcgctcgccctcgcgaacgatgatcctcgcctcgcgagggatgaagttcatcgctcgccatgcgagccatttcccttcgcctcgtgagttacaagtcgtagctcgccacagcgaacaaccttactcgccatagcgagcatgaccagagagcatgttgaattatgtatttttgacttttgagttgaaccttagatgcttttgagtgtcttaagatgtttattaaagattaaatgataacttagaatgagattgaacctggtttagcttagaacaaccttagttgggattctggcttgtactcgccatggcgagcagatgcgttcgcctcgcgagcacttccagaactgaatgCAAGCTAGGATGTTGCGATCTGTGTCTCATGAATTGATTAGGGATGGACTcttaggtagtaatgtgacctatatAGGATGTTAAttgcaatctgtgaagctgtatGAAATGTTAAgctgattataatgtgatttaatgattaattgcattacttaaaatgttaatgaatgaatgattgagttGATACTTGCTTCTATTTGATATCTTTATATGATGtcataatgttgttgtgatctgtccgtgctgctattgttatttaactatgttgcatgagtctatacaagatgattaagatgaggttgaactccaaattattggatatatatgagatgatgattaagatgttttaagagattgagtccatgcattagcatacatttgttgggggctcatgccctagagctttgtactcaccacgatggagctttagctcaaaataacgatgggggctcatgccctgaaagtatattaatattaaaataatgttgggggctcatgccctgaattggtaccacatgcatataagaggtctaagttgcatagtcgcatagtcgagtcaatgatgaatgatgttatgatgctatgatgttttaagatgctTATGTTGAAGGTTTATGATGTTAgttatgattgttgaattatattgattaatattattgttttgtgaaatctgaccccttctgcttggaaatgttgctcttcgtatgagtaacttgcaggtgatcgagcgtaggttgctgttgtgctgtagtgagtggccttgcctcactaagtcctaggttgctctgatacgtaacaggatggggtttatcatatgcatgcttcatttcctttacgtgttcatttatgatgttttatgatgtttaactgaatttctttgagatattatgatggggcctacgtgccaagatAATTTATGATTgagatattttgttggaagttaaattgttatttaactgtttttagaCTATGTGAAATGTCATATCCCGTtttgtgatgtttactctgatttatgttaagaaatttttatgttgggaaaacggggtgttacaattggtatcagagcaggtcggtccgtccgacCAATTAAAAGAGttgtgtcgagtcttagtaatatttgtattactatcttatgttgttgttacctgttgtgtagaatctcagaaatggctggaaggaacgatgtggcgttagctgctgcactacaagccgtagctcaagctgtggggCAACAGCCTAATGCAAATGCTGGTGTGAATGCTGAGACGAGGATGCTTGAGACCTttatgaggaatcatcctcttactttcaagggaagatatgaccccgatggagcccagacgtggcttaaggagatcaAGAGAGTTTTCCGAGTGATGCAGTGCACTAAGGTTCAGAAAGTGCGATTTGATACACATCAGCTGGCTGAGGAAgttgatgattggtgggttagtcttctacctaccctagagca containing:
- the LOC25480106 gene encoding F-box/kelch-repeat protein At3g06240 — translated: MFVFCFFFFLLFFVKKVLYSKLALSRVQRSKSKIIVTKMEHLPQEVVSNILSRLPSRELLKCKFVCKSWFNFITDPHFISNYYVFYNNLIYSQNQEENLLVIRRPFISGIKTYISLLSWSFNDPKTHVSSSLLNLPDGYDSDHKYWTEIMGPCNGIYFLQGNPNLMMNPSLRQFKALPESHLTDLNLNYSLTDFAGFGLDPKTNDYKVVVLRDIWLKKTDERQKGHWTAELYSLNSNSWRKLENAALPLPIEISGSSSRVYTYVNYCTHWWGYVDKYGNIEDVVLAFNMVDESFRKIKVPKIGYSRSSGECFKTLAPLNETNTIGAIVYPVRGNEKCFDVWVMKDYWDEGSWIKQYSVGPVPMISKFIGFYGSSGFLFKDKNEKLVFYEPEYENIKDLQVCGKHDSIRAVRYMESLVLLQRGKESSQHCFSCRLVPDHILNQNE